From Lycium ferocissimum isolate CSIRO_LF1 unplaced genomic scaffold, AGI_CSIRO_Lferr_CH_V1 ctg3060, whole genome shotgun sequence, one genomic window encodes:
- the LOC132043925 gene encoding mavicyanin-like yields the protein MMVLLVVVMATLGSTMAVVYQVGDSVGWTFNYNYEQWASSKNFQLGDVLVFNYNPQLHNVRQVNKTSFDSCTDHDPVASFYTGSDSLTLMTPGEYYFLCDIPGHCASGLKFHFKIAMPATPGGTNTNNPPESTIPPPAPKGFSYFPGSAGITPTRSNAYSSKWLPMSMLLPLFLASSMLLSMV from the exons ATGATGGTGTtattggtggtggtgatggCTACCTTGGGATCCACCATGGCTGTTGTGTATCAAGTTGGTGATTCTGTTGGATGGACTTTCAACTATAACTatgaacaatgggcttcttccaaGAATTTTCAACTCGGTGATGTCCTTG TTTTCAATTACAACCCACAACTGCACAACGTGAGGCAAGTGAACAAGACCAGCTTCGACTCCTGCACTGATCATGATCCAGTTGCCAGCTTCTACACCGGCAGCGACTCACTCACCCTCATGACTCCGGGCGAATACTACTTTTTGTGTGACATTCCTGGTCATTGTGCTTCTGGACTcaaatttcacttcaaaatCGCTATGCCAGCGACTCCCGGGGGTACTAATACTAATAATCCTCCGGAAAGTACAATTCCTCCTCCTGCTCCTAAgggtttttcttattttcctggTTCTGCGGGTATCACTCCTACTAGAAGCAATGCTTATTCATCCAAGTGGTTACCAATGAGCATGTTATTGCCATTGTTTCTTGCTAGCTCTATGCTTCTAAGCATGGTTTAG
- the LOC132043926 gene encoding blue copper protein-like, which yields MTFFRKAMLVVMMAVLGSTNAAVYQVGDSNFQVGDTVVFNYNPQLHNVRQVDINDYNSCTDNNPIASYNSGSDSVTLETAGEYYFLSGVPRDCAAGLKFHLNIAAATTTTPTTPVTPSTPTTPTTMNTPYPDHFPSSPINKPNETLKHHPFASVAYSSKWFPMSMLLPYFLLAMV from the exons ATGACTTTCTTCAGAAAAGCAATGTTAGTCGTGATGATGGCTGTTTTGGGATCCACCAACGCTGCTGTGTATCAAGTTGGTGATTCA AACTTTCAAGTTGGTGATACCGTTG TTTTCAATTACAACCCACAATTGCATAACGTGAGGCAAGTGGACATTAACGACTACAACTCATGCACAGATAATAATCCAATTGCCAGCTACAACTCCGGCAGCGATTCAGTAACCCTAGAAACTGCGGGCGAATACTACTTCTTGAGTGGCGTTCCTCGTGATTGTGCTGCTGGACTCAAATTTCACCTCAACATCGCAGCTGCAACAACTACTACCCCTACTACTCCAGTAACTCCTTCAACTCCAACAACTCCGACTACGATGAATACTCCTTATCCAGATCATTTTCCTAGTTCTCCCATaaacaagccaaatgaaacTCTGAAACATCACCCTTTTGCAAGTGTTGCTTATTCATCCAAGTGGTTTCCCATGAGCATGTTGTTGCCATATTTTCTTCTAGCCATGGTATAG